In Paenibacillus sp. FSL R7-0345, a single window of DNA contains:
- a CDS encoding LacI family DNA-binding transcriptional regulator, whose translation MKPTIYDVAREAGVSIATVSKVLNNNGRISDKTRDKVNQVMEELNYQPSLVASALTSRRTGTIGLMIPDIANPFFAETARGIEDYAQQQGSDLIVCSTDRDDEKAARYTSLLLRKRVDGLIIASHTGKTDMIRRLLADRVPLVLFSAEIRSLESSSVTVDDYKGGYQATEYLLSLGHRKLGIISDNLPGSKLRAEGFLDALRDADVPFDNPANLTHTSATLENGRRAAAAMLGQAEELRPTAIFACNDLLAIGVLKEARSAGLSIPRDLSVVGFDNTVLAEICHPTLTSIAQPLREMTEQAMILLNESIDNPDSPRRKIMLMPELVIRHSTGPAPEDQP comes from the coding sequence ATGAAACCTACAATTTATGATGTGGCGCGGGAGGCCGGAGTCTCCATTGCTACGGTGTCCAAGGTGCTCAATAATAACGGCAGGATCAGTGACAAGACACGGGATAAGGTAAATCAGGTGATGGAGGAGCTTAATTATCAGCCGAGCCTGGTGGCCTCTGCGCTGACGAGCCGCCGGACGGGGACGATCGGGCTGATGATTCCCGATATTGCCAATCCTTTTTTTGCGGAGACGGCGCGGGGGATCGAGGACTATGCCCAGCAGCAGGGCAGTGACCTGATTGTCTGCAGTACAGACCGTGATGATGAAAAAGCGGCCCGATACACCTCGCTGCTTCTGCGCAAAAGGGTAGACGGCCTGATCATCGCCTCTCACACGGGAAAGACGGATATGATCCGCCGCCTGCTTGCCGACCGGGTGCCGCTGGTGCTTTTCTCGGCGGAAATCCGCAGTCTGGAGAGCAGCAGCGTTACGGTGGATGATTATAAGGGCGGATATCAGGCGACGGAGTACCTGCTGTCCCTGGGGCACCGGAAGCTGGGCATCATCTCCGACAATCTGCCGGGGAGCAAGCTGCGGGCCGAGGGCTTTCTGGATGCGCTGCGGGATGCGGACGTCCCGTTCGACAATCCGGCCAACCTTACGCATACGTCAGCTACCTTGGAAAACGGCCGCCGGGCAGCGGCGGCTATGCTTGGCCAGGCAGAGGAGCTGCGGCCGACGGCTATATTCGCCTGCAACGACCTGCTGGCCATCGGCGTCCTGAAGGAAGCGCGCAGCGCGGGATTGTCCATTCCCCGCGATCTATCCGTTGTGGGCTTTGATAATACGGTGCTGGCAGAAATCTGCCACCCTACGCTGACCAGTATCGCCCAGCCGCTGCGCGAGATGACCGAGCAGGCGATGATTCTGCTGAACGAATCTATCGACAATCCGGACAGCCCCAGACGCAAAATTATGCTGATGCCGGAGTTGGTCATCCGGCATTCAACCGGGCCGGCGCCGGAGGATCAGCCTTGA
- the iolC gene encoding 5-dehydro-2-deoxygluconokinase, translated as MNDLQFDPARPLDLVAVGRLCIDLNANETGRPMEETMTFTKYVGGSPANIIIGTARLGMRTGFIGKLADDQMGRFIRSYLQKDGVDDSQVCVDHTGAVTGLAFTEIKSPQECSILMYRDNVADLLLNTDEISEDYIRQSKALLISGTALAQSPSREAVFLALEFARRHNVTVFFDLDYRPYTWKSAAETAVYYNLAAEKCDCIIGTREEFNMMENLYNVTDADDEATAARWFSQQAKLVVIKHGGSGSIAYTADGLNHRSGIFPAKVLKTFGAGDSYASAFIHSLMQGDSVGEAMRRGSASASIVISRHSCSDAMPTLEELEAFLASNKEVAAGTR; from the coding sequence ATGAACGATCTGCAGTTCGATCCCGCCCGTCCGCTCGATTTAGTCGCCGTCGGCCGGCTCTGTATTGACCTTAATGCTAATGAAACCGGAAGACCTATGGAAGAGACCATGACGTTCACCAAATATGTCGGCGGCTCTCCGGCCAATATCATTATCGGAACGGCGCGGCTGGGCATGCGCACCGGCTTCATCGGCAAGCTGGCCGATGATCAGATGGGCCGGTTTATCCGGAGCTATCTGCAGAAGGACGGCGTCGACGACAGCCAGGTGTGCGTTGATCATACCGGTGCTGTGACGGGGCTTGCTTTTACAGAAATAAAAAGTCCGCAGGAATGCAGCATTCTGATGTACCGCGATAACGTTGCAGACCTGCTGCTGAATACAGACGAAATTTCAGAGGATTATATCCGCCAGTCCAAAGCGCTGCTGATCTCCGGCACCGCACTGGCACAAAGTCCTTCCCGCGAAGCGGTGTTCCTGGCGCTGGAGTTTGCCCGCAGACATAATGTGACTGTATTTTTTGACCTGGATTATCGTCCTTATACCTGGAAATCCGCCGCTGAAACGGCTGTCTACTATAATCTGGCCGCAGAGAAATGCGACTGCATCATCGGTACCCGCGAGGAATTCAACATGATGGAGAATCTGTACAATGTGACAGATGCCGACGACGAAGCGACGGCAGCCCGCTGGTTCTCCCAGCAGGCGAAGCTGGTTGTCATCAAGCACGGCGGAAGCGGCTCGATTGCCTATACAGCAGACGGCCTGAATCACCGGAGCGGGATTTTCCCGGCCAAGGTGCTGAAAACCTTCGGCGCAGGCGACTCCTACGCCTCGGCTTTCATCCACAGTCTGATGCAGGGCGACAGTGTCGGTGAAGCTATGCGGCGCGGCAGCGCATCGGCTTCGATTGTAATCTCGCGGCACAGCTGCTCGGATGCCATGCCGACCCTGGAAGAGCTTGAAGCCTTCCTGGCTTCGAATAAAGAGGTTGCTGCAGGCACCCGGTAA
- a CDS encoding CoA-acylating methylmalonate-semialdehyde dehydrogenase: MAQQNVEVLKNYIGGEWVEAKSEQTEPVFNPASGEELARVPLSGREDVDRAVAAAEEAFAGWSKTPVPRRARILFKYQQLLVENWEDLARTITLENGKSYKEAYGEVQRGIECVEFAAGAPTLMMGRQLPDIATGIESGMYRYPIGVIGGITPFNFPMMVPCWMFPLAIACGNTFVLKPSERTPLLAARLAELLEQAGLPKGVLNVVNGAHDVVNGLLEHPGVKAISFVGSQPVAEYVYKKGTEHLKRVQALAGAKNHSIVLADADLEASATQIINAAFGSAGERCMACSVVTVQEDVADELISILLRECGKMTIGDGLEEDTFLGPVIRQGHKDKTVAYIEQGVAEGAKLLRDGREDAAAAGQGYFVGPTVFDGVTKEMKIWQEEIFAPVLSVVRVKGVEDAVELANASRFANGACIFTNDGGKVRYFRENIESGMLGVNVGVPAPMAFFPFSGWKDSFYGDLHANGTDGVEFYTRKKVVTARWQ, translated from the coding sequence ATGGCACAGCAAAACGTAGAAGTGCTGAAAAACTATATTGGCGGAGAATGGGTTGAGGCAAAAAGCGAGCAGACGGAACCGGTGTTCAATCCGGCTTCGGGCGAAGAGCTGGCCAGAGTTCCGCTGTCCGGCAGAGAGGATGTGGACCGGGCGGTGGCTGCGGCCGAGGAGGCTTTTGCCGGCTGGTCGAAGACACCGGTTCCGCGGCGGGCACGGATTCTTTTTAAATATCAGCAGCTGCTGGTTGAAAATTGGGAGGACCTGGCGCGAACCATTACGCTGGAGAACGGGAAAAGCTATAAAGAAGCTTACGGCGAGGTACAGCGCGGCATTGAGTGTGTCGAATTCGCGGCTGGCGCGCCTACACTGATGATGGGCCGGCAGCTGCCGGATATTGCGACCGGCATTGAATCAGGAATGTACCGCTATCCGATTGGTGTTATCGGCGGGATCACTCCGTTTAATTTTCCGATGATGGTTCCCTGCTGGATGTTCCCGCTCGCGATTGCCTGCGGCAATACCTTTGTGTTGAAGCCGTCCGAGCGTACACCGCTGCTGGCGGCACGTCTGGCGGAGCTGCTGGAGCAAGCGGGGCTGCCTAAAGGTGTGCTCAATGTGGTAAACGGTGCGCATGATGTGGTTAACGGGCTGCTGGAGCATCCTGGTGTGAAGGCGATTTCTTTTGTCGGATCACAGCCGGTGGCGGAATATGTCTATAAAAAAGGAACAGAGCATCTGAAACGGGTTCAGGCGCTGGCAGGGGCTAAAAACCACTCCATCGTACTGGCGGACGCCGACCTTGAGGCTTCCGCTACACAGATTATCAACGCTGCCTTCGGTTCTGCCGGAGAGCGCTGCATGGCCTGTTCCGTAGTCACTGTGCAAGAAGATGTAGCAGACGAGCTGATCTCGATCCTGCTGCGCGAGTGCGGGAAGATGACGATCGGGGACGGGCTGGAGGAAGACACCTTTCTGGGACCGGTTATCCGCCAGGGGCATAAGGACAAAACGGTTGCTTACATCGAGCAGGGCGTAGCCGAAGGCGCGAAGCTGCTCAGGGACGGACGGGAGGATGCTGCAGCTGCGGGTCAGGGCTATTTTGTCGGACCTACGGTATTTGACGGAGTCACCAAAGAGATGAAAATCTGGCAGGAAGAAATCTTTGCGCCTGTCCTCTCGGTTGTCCGGGTTAAGGGTGTGGAGGATGCGGTGGAGCTGGCCAATGCGTCGCGTTTTGCGAACGGGGCTTGTATCTTTACAAATGACGGCGGGAAAGTCCGCTATTTCCGTGAAAACATTGAGTCCGGCATGCTAGGTGTCAATGTAGGCGTACCGGCTCCGATGGCTTTCTTCCCGTTCTCCGGCTGGAAGGATTCCTTCTACGGCGATCTGCATGCGAACGGCACTGACGGAGTTGAATTCTATACGCGCAAAAAGGTTGTCACTGCCCGCTGGCAGTAA